Within the Erigeron canadensis isolate Cc75 chromosome 6, C_canadensis_v1, whole genome shotgun sequence genome, the region ATCCCTTTAAAAAGTGAGCTCTTCGGATCCAGTTGTACTTGTAACAGCTGTAATGGTTCCGGAACTCTCAGGTAATGAAGATAACAGTAGCAAAGCATGGACCTCATCATCGAATTTTATCTGCTGACTTAGGTCTAGACAAAATCGAGATCAAATTATTGATGTGCACAACTTCCTTCATTCATTCTCATATTCACCAAATCTCGAatcaagaaaattttatttgttgtCGAAGTCTTCTCATGCATATTAGACAACGCATCCATGATTCACTTCGCTTTCTTCTCTTTCAAAATGAAACATCCTTTGATAATATTAACCAAATAACTGTCTTAGTTTTCTTATTCAAAGTTTCCCATTCGTCTGGTTTAATCTTCTCTGCTCTTTCACCCGACAATACCACGTCCAATTCCTTTTGAACTACCAAATCCTCTACTTGTATCTTCCACAACCAAAATCTTTCCCACTAAACTTTTAAATCGTAATCTGTCGTCGTCTGCCATTACAATGACCATAACGAACAACTGATCACGAGGACAAGAGAAAAACCATAAATCTGCTGATTAACAATGAAAACCAAATCGACTGTTGATTGACACTGTATACCCGAAAACCAACTACCGATTAATGCAGTATACCCAAAATCGAAGCTTACGGACCTCGAATCCCCAAAATCGACTGTTAACTCACGACCTAAAACCCTAATCTGCCAAATCAACCCCTGATATGCCCAATTGAACCCTAATCTGCCAAAATCTGACCAAATTATGCCCAATTCAGACCTAATTCTGCCTAAATCAGACCTTAATGAGGCTGTTCTGGCTGATGGAGGTGGCTGGTTTTGACCGGAACCCTAATCTGGGTGACAGCTATGGTGATGGTCTTGGCCGGAATCCTAATCTGGTTGACGGCTGTGTAGTCTGTGTAAACCTTACTcttgataccacttgttaggaaTAAACATCACACACGCAGAacaatgagaaaatgacaagaAGGAAGAACACAAGAGATTTAACATGGTATCTCACACTAAtctgtgtgaactaatccacggggGGCAAACAGGTTTTATATTGATTTCCACAAAAATACATGTACAAGAGATTTGCTTATATAGGCTACAGATTAGGGTCGCTAAACTTGCTCCCTAAGTTTGCTAACATAACCGGGCCGAAGTGATTGAGGGGCCGGTTTTACTTAGCTCAAAGAAATAAGGCATGTTGCCCTATTAGTCTCTGAAATTTAGTAACCCATTTGAGTGGGTTGATGACAACACCTGTCAAAAGCAACTATCTTGTTTGTTCTTATTACAATAAAATCAGATTCACTTTCTATCAGAGATTAGTTCATAGATCATACTTGTTCTTGAAAGATGCTTTTAGTTAATGAAAGggaaatttttattaataaactcAATGTCGATAACATCAGCGGGAGTCTATTTAACTAGTTCAGAGAGGGAAAAGAGAAGCAAAATTACCTTGGTCCACGTGGAAGATTAGAAGGTGAGTACTTTCCAGTAAGCATGCCAAGACCCAACGGACTGTAAGATATCACACGGATTCCCAGTGAATCACATATATTCTTGATCTCCACTTGATCTTCACCCATGCTCAACAATGAAAATTGGACCTATTATAAGGTTTCAAAAGAGATCATTTATGGAAGGCATACATGGAGATGGAAAGAATTAATTCAATATAAGCATACCAAACTATTAGAGCATCTTACTCCAGATCCCTTAATCTGGAGTGGTTGAAAGTTTGCATATGTTCATggtttattaaatctttaggTGAATTGGACTGTGTTGCGTGTTGGATCTAAACTCTTTATgagaacaaaaaaacataactccatgatttcaaaatataattaagtaGTATATGTACCTACCTATGCTCTTTAGATTTTCTGGAAGATGGTTTATTAGATTATTGTCTGCATTTTCCCTTGTAAATTTCAGCTGCAAGGTTGATGTTTTCACCAACTTGTAGGGAAAGTAGGCAATAATGGTGAATGTTACCTTCCACATGGATGATTATTATGAAAATTAGACTTTTGTGTAGCCACTTTATTTACTGGTGAAATTAAACATGCTGCATCATGAGGTCAGGGAATGCAATATAAGTGTTTTAGCAGTGGTTTTCTGCAGGGGTATTTCAGCTCTGATGATTTTACAaacaagtaattaattaatgatgtcTGATAATGATTATCAGCAGTCTTATCTTagaaaaagagataataatggcACAGGTAATTAGTACCTGAGCTGTAGATAAAGGCACTCCTCGTTCCTTAAGGTAATCATGTATCTTGAGTAGCTGCTTTGGCCCATAGTTGCTCACCCCAACTGCTCGAACTAAACCCTGCAAGGTATGAAATTTAAGATGATGGGTACTCATAAAGTAAGTTTCAGATTATATATAACAGTCTAAAGTGTTGATAAATAATGGTTAATGTGATTGGTTCAAAAAGGCAACTACAATTTGGGGGGTGCACCTTGTCATACATAGCGACTAAACCATCCCAAAGAGCCCGGTCTTGAAAAGGAGCATAGTTAGCAGTGGACCAATGTAGTTGTGCTATACCAATTTGGTCGATTTGCAATCTATCCAAAGACGACCTGATAAATTACACATCTCTTATTCACAGGCCATATAAAATATACTCACAGGCCATATATGTGATGGACAGAGAGATTGGGATATACCTGCAAGCGTTAACATATTGGTTGGGAGTGAGGCGCCAGGGGTATGCAGCAAACTTTGTGGCAATGACAACGTTATCGCGAATTTGGGGTGGTCCTGCGGGAGTATATGATGTACTAAATACATGAGGAATTAAatggtaaaaatatatatagatatatagatagtaATACgagtaaaaagaaagaaagaaagaagggaGGGAGGGGACCTTGAAATTGGGTAATGAAAGTTCCAAGGAGCTTCTCGCTCTGGGCATTGAGAATGCCAGTGCCATAAGAATCGGCAGTGTCGAAGAGGTTGATGCCATTATCAAGAGCCAGGTTAAATAAGAGCTGGAGCTCAGCGTCCATGGATGGCTGGTACCCCCACACAAGTTGATTCCCCCACGCCCACGTTCCAAATCCCATTCTAGATACACTCACGCTTCCTCCCCCCAACAATTTCAcctgcccccccccccccccccccccccccacacacacacacacacatttcatcaaatactATCCTATTACTGCTTACTAAATTTCAATTAACTTACCTTAGGAAGCTTGCTGTTCTGCTGCCAAGGCCATGAAAAAGAAGAACAGGGGATTTTGATCATCGCCATCGCCATCGCCATCGCCATTAATTGATAACGCACGCACTATGCCATCTACcgtttattattattggttGGTGGCTATACAACTGCTCAACTGAAACAAGCAGATAGctcaaactaaaatttttaaaaagttaacaaaTCGTTATTTTGACAGCTGTGGGATTTGAACCCACGCCCTTTCGGACCAGAGCCTAAATCTGGCGCCTTAGACCACTCGGCCAAACTGTCCTTGTGTATCTATTCTAGATTTAACTTGTTTTATTATAGttattacaattattattaCACCCTGTTTTCGCTAATAAGACATGGACCAAATAACAACCCCTGTTGATATtgtttcattaatttatatagtatattataaaagttgtattgTATGGTaaacaaatcaatatatatatggtcaatCAAGTAAAAATATCGCtataaaatcatgttttttgttaaatgcatctattttggatgcatattcatcgaAATGGATACATCCaacaataaaagtaatttttttgattttgacggatcaatgtttTGTTAAACACATGATATTTAGCTATACACTatgtacttttaatgcatcaaaatgatgttttttagtgtttttactgtgtttttattttaagggtGTTGTCACTAGAAAACCAccgtatctatatctatagataTAAAGGGATGAGAATATGTAACTATGATGTACCTGAGTTTGAGTATATAACCTCTCatatcttaaaattaaatcaatcaaaaaaacataatttctcaatcatttattcattatataataaatattaaaaaactagTATGTGAGGATTCTATAACTAAATTTTGGTACAAGACAACCAAACATTTACTTTtcatatattatcataaaacaAGTAAGACATATTGTGGGCTTGACatatgtcttttttattttaaaaattaaaattaatgccTCAAGGgtaattttgtattttacatTCTTCTCTTAATACGCATTTATTCAATTTTACTTTTAGTTTATCTCCACTCACTCCAACCTACGTGACTTCTTCCCACAACAATCATCAAATACTCACCCCATGTTTAATTCCCATATAGTGTTAATCTTCAACCTTATCGATCAATAAATCCTTTTACTATTATCACCGATTCCTTTTAACGTTGTTTCCACTACCATTTGTAAATCCTTATACATTTCATCATATATAGCCACCACACAGATCCCCCATCTCAGTTTTTACCATGTATGGATGATTAAACACATGTCTGAACTTCTTGTGTTTTAGATTAATCAAACCACATCTAAGAATATCATTCGTTGAAGGGTTGATTTTCGATGCTTCATTAGATGATTTTTGGTTATGTTTCTCGAGTTAAAGAGTGTATTTTTCtaggtaaaaaaaatatttatatagaacAGCTGCTAGATTTAAGcatcattattattgtctacaaaaagctcttttcttcCGATCGAAGATGTGTGGCTGCCGTGTCTAATTCTTTGGTGATTACAATACAAACATTTATATGGCGCATCAATCATGTATTTGTATTAaactagcgttgtacccgcgcgatgcagcggagaataagaaaaaaacgccagtagtttgatggtggtttgtggggcggcggcgatgaaaaagaaaaaaaataagtcgGCGGCAGTGGATGGttgtttgatggtggtttttggggcggtggtggatggtgtttatgggggatagcgtacatagaaggtggattgcggcggtggatggtggtatttggggcaGTGGTGGATGGTTGCTCATGATCATGGTTTAAATAGATCCATTTCgaaaatcggatgaacgtatgtgtgtgtaatgagcgtgatggagaaaaaatagggtagtgtaaattaggagggcataaaagacattttaaaggtagaagcGTTAAAAGGGGtggggtagtttgcttattaataaAGTATAGATTGTAGCTTTTTATATTTAGTCCCGTAAGTTACACGTCCAGTTTTTTTTATCTGGTTTCTATGAAGATACTTACCATCAAAACAAGTCAAAGTGCATCAATGGAGTATTTATTAGTAACTAGAACAATACCCGTGCGTAGCTCGGGTTACACTTACTTATCaagtacatttttattttacttgcaTATGTTTAGTTGTCTTATCACCGATGATTAAATTAAGATTCAGACTCACCGATgtaattttaacttaattacataGGTTTTCATCACGATCTTCCACATTTAATACAAAACTACATGATTTTATGTGGTTTTCAtacttatatatctataataccatAAAATCAACCCAAACCCCCTTACTCTTATATCtgattttttttcacttttttttaaatagcaaAAACTCTTACATCAGATTTGATGTACTTAAAATGTCACAATATTCGGTATACCTA harbors:
- the LOC122603240 gene encoding pyridoxal reductase, chloroplastic, which translates into the protein MAMAMAMAMIKIPCSSFSWPWQQNSKLPKVKLLGGGSVSVSRMGFGTWAWGNQLVWGYQPSMDAELQLLFNLALDNGINLFDTADSYGTGILNAQSEKLLGTFITQFQGPPQIRDNVVIATKFAAYPWRLTPNQYVNACRSSLDRLQIDQIGIAQLHWSTANYAPFQDRALWDGLVAMYDKGLVRAVGVSNYGPKQLLKIHDYLKERGVPLSTAQVQFSLLSMGEDQVEIKNICDSLGIRVISYSPLGLGMLTGKYSPSNLPRGPRSLLFRQIISGIEPLLISLKEIAQKRGKTVPQVAINWCISKGTIPIPGVKSVKQAKENLGALGWKLGASEMDQLEYAARESPGKMIQNVFQTR